Proteins encoded within one genomic window of uncultured Desulfobacter sp.:
- a CDS encoding type II toxin-antitoxin system RelE/ParE family toxin: MNLDFKKSFARDLKKRKTDQPLLDRVRQIIREVEEAPDIHSIRNLKKLKAQGSHYRIRMGDYRLGLVIEENTVCFVRFLHRGEIYKYFP, translated from the coding sequence GTGAACCTCGATTTTAAAAAGAGTTTTGCCAGGGATTTAAAAAAACGCAAAACAGACCAACCCTTGCTCGACCGGGTCCGGCAGATCATCCGGGAAGTAGAGGAGGCACCGGACATCCACAGCATCCGGAACCTTAAAAAGTTAAAGGCCCAGGGCAGTCACTACCGCATCAGAATGGGTGACTACCGCCTGGGCCTTGTTATTGAAGAGAATACTGTCTGCTTTGTCAGGTTCCTGCATCGGGGTGAAATTTATAAGTATTTTCCGTAA
- a CDS encoding IS66 family transposase: protein MTRDTLKDAESLDEVKEIALNLFDENIILQEQIKSLQDRLFGRKSEKTPKDGEQMSLFDMPEPDLPILNEDDTVTITEHSRKKRGRKPLPADLPRVDVVHKLSENDRKCDCGCLKDKIGEEVSEQLDYIPAKVRVIRNIRYKYACKNCEGVEDEGPTVSIARMPDQIIPKSIATPGLLAHILTAKFADALPFYRQEKQFARIGIELARSTMCKWGMKVADACEIIIGMMKDDILANPMIGIDETPLQVLKGPRKSKSYMWIFRGGPPDKPIILFEYHPTRSGDVVSTFLNGFKGIVQTDGYAGYDFLDTKKDIVHVGCWVHARRKFKEVTKALGNKANSSGNAGSALLYISKLYKIEKEAREQGFSAKQLYNKRQSQAIPILTEFKKWLDERVNKVPPKSLLGKAINYTIGQWPRLVQYTTEGFIRPDNNLVENAIRPFVIGRKNWLFSDTVQGAKASAAIYSLIETAKSNGLEPYWYLKYLFQYLPEAMTNDDFQALLPYNVKKEKISESVPC from the coding sequence ATGACAAGAGACACTCTCAAAGATGCTGAAAGCCTGGATGAAGTCAAAGAAATCGCTCTGAATTTGTTTGATGAAAACATAATTCTTCAAGAGCAGATTAAATCCCTCCAGGACAGGCTTTTTGGTCGCAAATCAGAAAAAACGCCCAAAGATGGCGAGCAAATGTCTCTTTTTGATATGCCGGAACCTGATCTTCCGATTCTGAATGAAGATGATACCGTCACCATTACAGAGCATTCCCGCAAAAAACGCGGCCGCAAACCACTGCCGGCAGATCTTCCCCGTGTCGATGTTGTTCATAAACTCAGTGAGAATGACAGAAAATGCGATTGCGGCTGCTTGAAAGATAAGATCGGTGAAGAAGTCTCTGAGCAGCTTGATTATATCCCAGCCAAGGTTCGGGTGATTCGAAATATCCGGTATAAATACGCCTGTAAAAATTGCGAGGGGGTTGAAGATGAAGGCCCCACCGTATCTATTGCCAGGATGCCGGATCAGATTATTCCCAAAAGTATTGCCACTCCGGGACTGCTTGCCCATATCCTGACCGCCAAATTTGCAGATGCACTGCCATTTTATCGCCAGGAAAAGCAGTTTGCCAGAATCGGCATTGAGCTTGCCAGATCAACCATGTGTAAATGGGGCATGAAGGTGGCAGATGCCTGTGAAATTATCATCGGCATGATGAAGGACGACATCCTGGCCAACCCCATGATTGGTATTGATGAAACTCCTCTCCAAGTTTTAAAGGGACCACGGAAATCCAAATCTTATATGTGGATTTTCAGGGGTGGACCACCAGACAAGCCGATTATCCTGTTCGAATATCACCCGACAAGGTCTGGGGATGTGGTTTCAACATTTTTGAACGGTTTTAAGGGCATCGTCCAGACGGACGGATATGCTGGGTATGATTTCCTGGATACCAAAAAAGATATTGTTCATGTTGGGTGCTGGGTTCATGCTCGTCGGAAGTTTAAAGAGGTAACCAAAGCGCTTGGCAACAAGGCAAATTCTTCCGGAAATGCCGGTTCGGCATTGTTGTATATCAGCAAGCTTTATAAAATTGAAAAAGAAGCACGGGAACAAGGGTTTTCTGCGAAACAATTGTACAATAAGAGACAATCCCAGGCGATTCCAATTCTTACCGAGTTTAAGAAGTGGCTTGATGAAAGAGTAAACAAGGTTCCTCCCAAAAGCCTGCTTGGCAAGGCGATCAATTATACCATCGGCCAATGGCCCCGATTGGTCCAATACACAACTGAAGGGTTCATTCGACCGGACAACAATTTGGTTGAAAATGCCATCCGGCCTTTTGTCATCGGTCGTAAAAACTGGCTGTTTTCTGATACGGTTCAAGGTGCAAAGGCGAGTGCGGCAATTTACAGTTTGATAGAGACTGCAAAATCCAATGGACTGGAACCGTACTGGTATCTCAAGTACCTGTTTCAGTATCTGCCTGAGGCAATGACAAATGATGATTTTCAAGCGTTGCTCCCCTATAATGTGAAAAAAGAAAAAATTTCTGAATCTGTCCCTTGCTGA
- a CDS encoding DUF6861 domain-containing protein, which produces MYALYDFQDITPSGRRIISTSLGSAAGGAVTGAVFGTPALGMGSVPTAIVGGVAGFSSGLLFQTILESTNLGQALEDFAKNMANNFLESFEDESGDPCK; this is translated from the coding sequence GTGTACGCTTTATACGATTTTCAGGATATTACACCGTCTGGTCGAAGGATTATATCAACGAGCTTAGGGAGTGCAGCCGGTGGTGCTGTTACAGGTGCTGTTTTTGGCACGCCGGCTCTTGGAATGGGATCCGTTCCGACAGCAATCGTCGGTGGCGTTGCAGGATTTAGTAGCGGGCTTCTTTTTCAAACAATCTTAGAATCAACAAATTTAGGGCAGGCATTAGAAGATTTTGCTAAAAATATGGCAAACAATTTTCTTGAATCTTTTGAAGATGAAAGTGGAGACCCTTGCAAGTAA
- a CDS encoding RHS repeat-associated core domain-containing protein, with the protein MTTGYWVLGNGLNRPGPDRQCAMDQLMDNAVNLHLESNILAYIKQPDGTFSLPPGINAELALDNGQYRLEDRFDRTIEFDAENRVSTITDADQNTVTFNYSNDRPAGVSDSCGHILTFGYTGDNLTSVTDSAGRTVSFEYTGGNLTTYTDPEGKVWTYGYDADHRVLSLEDPKGVTTITNVYDSFGRVMTQTAPRQTGTAVYNYYFSGYRNVQEDSLGNQTVYTYDRKNRLVTTQDALGNQVSRSYDGQNHVIESVDPRGNATTFTYDGNNNLVRITDALSGETVNTYDGDYHLIQVTDPLGNMVSYDYDDEHHLVNTTISPGSGETIETGATYHANGLTETVTDGRGVVTTMAYDGYGNPETSRTASAPAIAYDYDGIGQMTSLTDQGGSQTAFVYDGRGLLQTRTDPLFNTTQRTYYDDGKLNTTTDRNGDTTTYTYTPSGKPAAVTYQDGTSVAFTYDLNDNLTAMQDSQGTTSYVYDEVNRLTSSTDPNGFTVAYEYDEAGNLTGLTQFNGTYVSRGYDNASRLTRLEHLSSLAGSAFASYAFTLDGNGNRTGIDQETPLSPSLSALTRDFEVSDAGNRIVTAGSDALIYDEEGQLLTKGGDTFTFDQAHRLTEAATETDSLIFSYDGAAGNLLAEADTSGITRYYIHGAGLLAMVTSGGSPYCYHFDATGHTIALTDAGKTVVNKYAYTPFGVLAGQEEAVEQPFKFVGQFGVMTENNGWYYMRARSYDPEMGRFISEDPLGFGGGDVNLYAYVSNDPVNLVDPEGLWSVTIDGYYPESRIKRTLFGAYPQILQKQPISGD; encoded by the coding sequence ATGACAACTGGGTACTGGGTACTGGGTAACGGGCTTAACCGACCTGGCCCTGACCGGCAATGTGCCATGGACCAGCTCATGGACAACGCAGTCAATCTTCACCTGGAATCTAACATTCTGGCCTATATTAAACAGCCGGACGGCACCTTTTCCCTGCCGCCGGGCATTAATGCCGAACTTGCCCTGGACAACGGGCAGTACCGCCTGGAGGACCGGTTTGACCGGACCATTGAATTTGATGCAGAAAACAGGGTCTCAACCATTACCGATGCAGATCAAAACACCGTCACATTCAACTATTCAAACGACAGGCCTGCTGGGGTTTCAGACAGTTGCGGCCATATCCTGACCTTTGGATACACCGGAGACAACCTGACCAGTGTGACGGATTCCGCCGGCAGAACCGTCTCTTTTGAATATACCGGCGGCAACCTGACCACATACACGGACCCGGAAGGCAAGGTCTGGACCTATGGGTATGACGCCGACCACCGGGTTCTCTCCCTTGAGGACCCCAAGGGCGTCACCACCATCACCAATGTATATGACAGTTTTGGCCGGGTCATGACCCAGACCGCACCCAGGCAGACCGGGACTGCCGTATACAATTATTATTTCAGCGGATACCGGAACGTCCAAGAAGACAGCCTGGGCAATCAGACCGTCTACACCTATGACCGTAAAAATCGCCTGGTTACTACACAAGACGCCCTGGGCAACCAGGTCTCCCGGAGTTATGACGGACAAAACCATGTGATCGAATCCGTTGACCCCAGGGGCAATGCCACAACCTTTACATACGACGGCAACAACAACCTGGTCCGGATCACCGACGCCCTTTCGGGAGAAACCGTAAACACCTATGATGGGGATTACCACCTGATCCAGGTGACTGACCCGCTGGGCAACATGGTCAGCTACGACTATGATGACGAACATCACCTGGTAAACACCACCATCTCTCCCGGGTCAGGCGAGACCATAGAAACCGGTGCAACCTATCATGCCAACGGCCTGACCGAAACCGTAACCGACGGCCGGGGTGTGGTCACCACAATGGCCTATGACGGTTACGGCAACCCGGAAACGAGCCGGACCGCCTCAGCCCCCGCCATTGCCTATGATTACGACGGCATCGGGCAAATGACCTCCCTGACCGACCAGGGCGGGTCTCAAACCGCCTTTGTTTATGACGGCCGGGGCCTGCTCCAGACCCGGACAGACCCGTTGTTTAACACCACGCAGCGGACCTATTATGACGACGGAAAGCTCAATACCACCACGGACCGTAATGGAGACACCACAACTTATACCTATACCCCTTCGGGAAAACCTGCCGCAGTAACCTACCAGGACGGCACATCGGTTGCCTTCACCTACGACTTGAATGACAACCTGACAGCCATGCAGGACAGCCAGGGTACCACCTCCTATGTTTACGACGAAGTAAACCGGCTGACCAGCAGCACAGATCCCAACGGCTTTACCGTGGCGTATGAATATGACGAAGCCGGCAACCTCACCGGCCTGACCCAGTTCAACGGCACCTATGTGAGCCGGGGCTATGACAATGCCAGCCGCCTCACCCGGCTTGAACACTTATCCTCATTGGCAGGCAGTGCCTTTGCCTCATACGCGTTTACCCTGGACGGCAACGGCAACCGGACCGGCATTGACCAGGAAACACCCTTGAGTCCTTCCCTAAGCGCACTGACCAGGGACTTCGAGGTCTCCGATGCCGGCAACCGGATTGTAACCGCCGGAAGTGACGCATTGATTTATGATGAGGAAGGCCAATTGCTCACCAAGGGGGGAGACACGTTCACCTTTGACCAGGCCCACCGGCTGACCGAGGCCGCCACAGAAACCGACAGTCTGATATTTTCATACGACGGCGCAGCCGGCAATCTTCTTGCCGAAGCCGACACCAGCGGGATTACCCGGTATTACATCCACGGCGCAGGCCTGCTGGCCATGGTAACTTCGGGCGGTTCGCCCTATTGCTACCACTTTGACGCCACCGGCCACACCATTGCCCTGACCGATGCCGGCAAAACCGTTGTCAACAAATATGCCTATACGCCATTCGGAGTTCTTGCAGGACAGGAGGAAGCCGTAGAACAGCCGTTCAAGTTTGTTGGGCAGTTCGGTGTTATGACCGAAAACAACGGCTGGTATTACATGCGGGCACGATCTTATGATCCTGAAATGGGCCGGTTTATCTCAGAAGACCCCTTGGGGTTTGGCGGCGGGGATGTTAATCTTTATGCCTATGTCTCAAATGATCCGGTTAATTTGGTGGATCCAGAAGGTTTATGGTCAGTCACTATTGATGGGTATTACCCTGAAAGTCGTATAAAGCGTACACTATTCGGGGCGTACCCCCAGATACTTCAAAAACAGCCTATCTCTGGCGACTGA
- a CDS encoding IS66 family insertion sequence element accessory protein TnpB gives MPRSRKATNEKLSRYWKSNIERWATSGLTQTEYCRRNDLSKDRFTYWKRKFKRQNLPVEFIQLPIPANIHTTGLKLNLGQGVQIEIPDGFTSETLERVLATLRSIS, from the coding sequence ATGCCAAGATCAAGAAAAGCAACAAATGAAAAACTTAGCAGATACTGGAAATCAAACATCGAACGTTGGGCGACATCAGGGCTGACCCAGACAGAATATTGCAGACGCAATGACCTGTCCAAAGACAGGTTCACATATTGGAAAAGAAAATTTAAAAGACAAAACCTTCCTGTAGAATTTATCCAGTTGCCGATACCCGCCAATATTCATACGACCGGGTTGAAGTTGAACCTTGGCCAGGGTGTACAAATAGAAATCCCGGACGGTTTCACCAGCGAGACGCTTGAAAGGGTTCTTGCAACCTTGAGATCCATCTCATGA
- a CDS encoding helix-turn-helix transcriptional regulator yields the protein MNNNKAIISGLPDKLKKLRQGRGLSQGQLGNKLGVNVQLISKYERGVVCPPTNMVVKIASEFDVSLDYLLRDEANVAINKIKSRELLKHIEEIEQLPEEDQQVLTSLLDAFIKKYKFEQLARA from the coding sequence ATGAATAACAATAAAGCCATTATATCCGGATTGCCTGATAAGTTAAAAAAATTGCGCCAGGGCCGGGGGTTGTCCCAAGGGCAGCTCGGCAACAAACTGGGCGTGAATGTCCAGTTGATATCCAAATACGAACGGGGAGTGGTTTGCCCGCCCACCAACATGGTCGTTAAAATTGCTTCCGAGTTTGACGTCAGCCTGGATTACCTGTTGCGGGATGAAGCAAACGTGGCAATCAACAAGATCAAAAGCCGGGAGCTTCTCAAGCATATCGAAGAAATAGAGCAGCTTCCCGAAGAAGACCAGCAGGTACTGACCAGCCTGCTGGATGCATTCATCAAAAAATATAAATTTGAACAACTGGCCCGGGCCTGA
- a CDS encoding IS1634 family transposase — MEQFEAQFNQVDVLPMVKHYMDELHLFNLFTKYVPGAPNSLAEHAESLCVLTANIICENKPLYKIQDWLAKYSDDLAAEPVEAKLFNDDRLARSLSALFEADRHSLMTEASANAIATHDLLTDEVHNDSTTVTFIGKYDNPDPQAVKLKHGHNKDFRPDCKQVVFGLNITSDGHVPLSYELFDGNTCDDVTHIPNWNGLRALLGKEQFIYVADCKLCGQDNLDHIDKNGGLFITIVPKGRKEVKLFYQYLKKNDAEWKHVFVTESSRKKNKLNTYKTYEAEPTQKGYRIIFVHSSAKQDDDKGRRQKKIDKAVSQLEELVPKLNAYHLKTKKEIKTAVDSICKSVQDFIDVKIITERKQVRVKLSPGRPSRRKSEYKNKWAYSHSIEWKLNEKALLEASRTDGIFPLITNTSLEAGDVLKRYKNQPFLEKRMYTKKTVLEVAPVFLKKEKRIEAMLFLYFIALMIVRSFVVRPAWPGESLAWRAQFR, encoded by the coding sequence TCATCTGTTCAATCTTTTTACCAAGTATGTCCCCGGGGCACCTAACAGCCTGGCTGAACATGCAGAAAGCCTATGTGTCCTTACGGCAAATATCATTTGTGAAAATAAGCCATTATATAAAATTCAGGATTGGTTGGCCAAGTACTCCGACGATCTTGCTGCAGAACCGGTTGAAGCAAAGCTGTTCAATGATGACCGGTTAGCCAGATCCCTTTCTGCCCTTTTCGAGGCAGACCGCCATTCGCTTATGACAGAGGCCTCGGCTAACGCAATTGCGACCCATGATCTGCTGACCGATGAAGTCCACAATGACAGCACCACAGTGACCTTCATCGGTAAATATGACAACCCCGATCCTCAGGCCGTCAAACTCAAACACGGCCACAACAAAGATTTCAGACCTGATTGCAAACAGGTCGTATTTGGCCTGAATATCACTTCCGACGGCCATGTGCCGTTAAGTTATGAACTTTTTGATGGCAACACTTGCGACGATGTCACCCATATTCCAAACTGGAATGGCCTACGCGCACTATTGGGTAAGGAACAGTTTATTTACGTAGCCGACTGTAAGCTTTGCGGCCAGGACAACTTGGATCACATCGACAAAAACGGCGGGTTATTCATCACTATTGTCCCAAAGGGCCGTAAAGAGGTGAAACTATTTTACCAGTATTTGAAAAAAAATGATGCTGAATGGAAACATGTTTTTGTTACCGAAAGTTCACGCAAAAAAAATAAGCTCAACACCTACAAAACCTATGAGGCAGAACCAACGCAAAAAGGTTACCGCATTATTTTTGTACATAGCAGCGCAAAACAAGACGATGACAAAGGTCGCCGGCAAAAGAAGATAGATAAAGCTGTTTCACAATTGGAGGAGTTAGTACCCAAGCTAAACGCGTATCATCTAAAAACCAAGAAGGAAATTAAAACAGCAGTTGATAGCATTTGCAAAAGTGTCCAAGACTTTATTGATGTAAAAATTATCACCGAACGTAAACAAGTCAGAGTGAAATTGTCACCTGGCCGTCCTTCTCGAAGGAAAAGCGAATACAAAAATAAATGGGCATATTCTCATAGTATTGAATGGAAGCTTAATGAAAAAGCCCTTTTAGAAGCGTCGAGGACTGATGGAATTTTCCCCCTGATTACCAACACTTCCTTAGAGGCTGGCGATGTTTTGAAAAGATACAAAAACCAACCCTTTCTTGAAAAACGCATGTATACCAAAAAGACGGTTTTGGAAGTAGCCCCGGTTTTTCTTAAGAAAGAAAAACGGATCGAGGCCATGCTTTTTTTGTATTTTATAGCCTTGATGATTGTCAGGAGTTTCGTGGTTAGACCTGCATGGCCCGGTGAAAGCCTTGCCTGGCGGGCGCAATTCAGGTAA
- the tnpB gene encoding IS66 family insertion sequence element accessory protein TnpB (TnpB, as the term is used for proteins encoded by IS66 family insertion elements, is considered an accessory protein, since TnpC, encoded by a neighboring gene, is a DDE family transposase.): MMNFSPDTKVYLAVGTTDMRKAINGLSVIVSERMQLDIFSGSLFVFCNRAQTILKILYWDKNGFCLWQKRLEKDRFKWPNSPKDVMNITSRELTWLVDGLNINQAHKPLKYSMIF, translated from the coding sequence ATGATGAACTTTTCACCAGACACAAAAGTCTATCTGGCTGTGGGTACTACTGACATGCGCAAAGCGATTAACGGCCTTTCCGTTATCGTAAGCGAACGAATGCAGTTGGATATATTTTCAGGATCCCTGTTTGTGTTCTGCAACCGGGCACAAACCATTTTAAAAATTTTATACTGGGATAAAAACGGTTTTTGCCTGTGGCAAAAGCGCCTTGAAAAAGACCGGTTCAAATGGCCGAATTCACCAAAAGATGTCATGAATATTACAAGCCGGGAACTGACCTGGCTGGTCGATGGACTGAATATAAATCAGGCTCATAAACCCCTAAAATACTCTATGATTTTTTAG
- a CDS encoding transposase: MSKPITGKNHVGERREKRPNGDIYVYERITAYNEKTRKTYTVSQKLKGKIKSGTQKIVPTRPKKRKGEGSIPGATRQHTGLTDILEWVGKASGIDDDVYASFSEGDAAKILSIARYWIGSGGNTLPRLESWQVMHPLPYHEGITEDVYGNLFKNVGRNEEGVQRYFSARAEHLGKSPVVAFDSTTISTYSENQSEARQGFNKAQDGLNTIKLLTLYSVKSGEPIAFSKQPGNVPDVISIENTLTQLKCLHLEKPLVVTDNGYYSQKNMMEFSLRNVKFLTLVDPNITWIRETVDALRPSIASMSSTCPFDPSICGATSCLTHQFSKVRQRSRNGTAAGEKETFSRRLYVHIYYSPDNEAKKELAFRKDLLDLKMLVEENTTEFTESAQRKIDKYLTSSRKGRGGQLKVGFNDEAIAEAKKYFGYFALVSNQAMDTFTALENYRLREKIEELFAVQKGRLDGARPRTWYPDNLRGRQFTQFVSLGYHLHFAWIKNNFCIILKMHC; this comes from the coding sequence ATGTCTAAACCAATAACAGGGAAAAATCACGTTGGAGAGCGGCGTGAAAAGCGTCCGAATGGTGACATTTACGTCTATGAACGGATAACGGCCTACAACGAAAAGACCAGGAAGACATATACGGTCAGTCAAAAACTTAAAGGCAAAATCAAGTCGGGAACCCAAAAAATTGTGCCGACTCGTCCGAAAAAACGCAAAGGAGAAGGAAGCATTCCCGGTGCAACACGGCAGCATACCGGACTCACGGACATCTTAGAATGGGTTGGAAAGGCGTCTGGTATTGATGATGATGTATATGCTTCATTCAGTGAGGGCGATGCCGCAAAAATATTGTCTATCGCACGTTACTGGATCGGATCCGGCGGTAATACGCTGCCACGCCTTGAAAGTTGGCAAGTGATGCACCCACTTCCATATCATGAAGGAATCACGGAAGACGTGTATGGCAATCTGTTTAAAAATGTTGGACGAAATGAAGAAGGCGTTCAACGCTATTTTTCAGCTCGAGCTGAACACCTGGGGAAATCTCCTGTGGTAGCGTTTGATTCGACCACAATCTCGACCTATTCTGAAAATCAGTCGGAGGCAAGACAAGGGTTCAACAAAGCTCAAGACGGACTCAACACGATCAAGCTTTTAACCCTATATTCCGTGAAGTCTGGCGAACCAATAGCCTTCTCCAAACAACCAGGCAATGTTCCGGATGTTATCTCTATTGAAAACACTCTGACACAGCTTAAATGCCTCCATCTTGAAAAACCTCTGGTTGTTACTGATAACGGCTACTATAGCCAGAAAAACATGATGGAATTTTCCTTGCGCAATGTGAAATTTTTGACCCTGGTTGACCCCAACATTACCTGGATCCGTGAGACAGTTGATGCACTTCGCCCAAGTATAGCGAGTATGTCCAGCACCTGCCCGTTTGATCCGTCAATTTGTGGCGCAACTTCGTGCTTAACACACCAGTTCAGTAAAGTTCGCCAGCGGTCACGCAACGGCACAGCTGCCGGTGAAAAAGAGACATTCTCGCGCCGCCTGTATGTCCACATTTATTATTCCCCCGACAATGAAGCCAAGAAAGAACTCGCCTTTCGCAAGGATTTGCTTGACCTAAAGATGCTGGTGGAAGAGAACACAACAGAATTTACGGAATCAGCGCAAAGAAAAATAGACAAGTACCTGACAAGCTCCAGAAAGGGGCGTGGGGGACAGTTGAAGGTTGGGTTCAACGATGAGGCCATTGCCGAAGCAAAAAAATACTTTGGCTATTTCGCCCTTGTCAGCAATCAGGCTATGGACACATTTACAGCGCTTGAAAACTACCGGCTGCGTGAAAAAATTGAAGAACTTTTTGCCGTGCAAAAGGGGAGACTCGACGGCGCTCGGCCGCGCACATGGTATCCTGACAATTTGCGTGGGAGACAATTTACACAATTTGTCTCTCTGGGTTATCACTTACATTTCGCATGGATAAAAAATAATTTTTGCATTATCCTCAAAATGCATTGTTAA
- a CDS encoding IS1634 family transposase, translated as MAHFHIKKKKGRPYLYVREIARVNGKPKVISQTYIGSPDRVASLVKGQSQEITTLKAEEFGALWLAQQADKDFDLCSMIDEIIPPADREKGPSIGEYFLYCVWNRMIETVSKNKLSDWYKRTAIQHIRPVDLNELSCKRYWDKWDRVDEKTLNTIISKFFRRLWQVEKPSSDCLLFDTTNYYTFMGSQTLSKIACRGKNKEGRHHLRQIGLGLLVARDTRLPLFYSIYPGNIHDSKHFESIMEEMFRVACDLNNTKERLTIVIDKGMNSEGNYTWIDEHSRVHFITTYSTYFAQELAATPLDRFEIADTARNRRLIDEERREECQLAYRTKKEYWGKERSVIITYNPRTARKKSYTFESKLDTIRQELLAMRTKVKEGAAHWKKAEDVQARYIRLCQRLHMAPDLFTLNFETSANGLNMSFRKDPYIVKQKKLMFGKNIIITDNTDWATKDIIEASLDRWQVEDRFRLSKNEDLVGVQPIRHWTDSKIKCHLFTCVAAMAYLRRIELKLKSAGIERTAENVMDDMKHLHSILTLPKGARKPTRRLETPSKTQAEVLSAFGHHINEGGVLQPVT; from the coding sequence ATGGCACATTTCCATATCAAGAAGAAAAAAGGAAGACCCTACCTGTATGTCAGGGAGATCGCCCGGGTAAACGGTAAGCCCAAGGTTATTTCTCAAACCTATATTGGTTCACCGGATCGGGTAGCCAGTCTTGTAAAAGGCCAGTCTCAGGAAATAACCACTTTAAAGGCTGAAGAATTCGGTGCACTGTGGTTGGCCCAGCAAGCAGATAAAGACTTTGATCTTTGCTCTATGATTGATGAGATTATTCCACCGGCCGATCGGGAAAAAGGACCTTCAATAGGGGAATATTTCCTTTATTGTGTCTGGAATCGCATGATTGAGACCGTCAGTAAAAACAAATTATCGGATTGGTATAAGAGAACCGCGATCCAGCATATACGCCCTGTCGATCTAAACGAACTCTCATGCAAACGATACTGGGACAAGTGGGACCGAGTTGATGAAAAAACCTTAAACACGATCATATCGAAGTTCTTCAGACGATTATGGCAGGTCGAAAAGCCTTCGTCTGATTGTCTGTTATTTGATACCACTAATTATTATACCTTCATGGGAAGCCAAACTTTGTCGAAAATTGCGTGCAGAGGTAAAAACAAGGAAGGCAGGCATCATCTCAGACAGATCGGCCTCGGCCTTTTGGTTGCACGAGACACCAGACTCCCTTTATTTTATTCGATTTACCCAGGCAATATTCATGATAGCAAGCACTTTGAATCAATCATGGAAGAAATGTTTAGGGTGGCATGCGACCTGAACAATACCAAAGAGCGACTTACAATCGTTATTGACAAAGGAATGAATTCTGAAGGGAATTACACCTGGATTGACGAGCATTCCAGAGTCCATTTTATTACGACATATTCCACTTATTTTGCCCAGGAGCTTGCGGCTACCCCACTCGACCGGTTTGAAATTGCAGATACGGCCCGCAACAGAAGACTGATTGATGAAGAGCGCCGGGAAGAGTGTCAATTGGCATATCGAACTAAAAAAGAATACTGGGGCAAGGAGCGGAGCGTTATCATAACTTATAATCCCAGGACAGCCCGAAAGAAATCATACACCTTTGAGAGCAAGCTTGATACGATCCGACAGGAATTGCTTGCAATGAGAACGAAGGTTAAAGAAGGAGCAGCTCACTGGAAGAAAGCTGAGGACGTACAAGCCAGATATATCCGATTGTGTCAAAGGCTTCACATGGCCCCCGATTTATTTACTCTGAATTTTGAAACATCAGCAAACGGCTTGAATATGAGCTTCCGAAAAGATCCATATATAGTGAAACAAAAAAAGCTGATGTTCGGTAAAAATATTATCATCACAGATAATACGGACTGGGCGACAAAAGATATTATTGAAGCGAGTTTAGATCGATGGCAAGTTGAAGACCGCTTCCGTCTCAGTAAGAATGAAGACTTAGTAGGTGTGCAGCCGATCCGGCACTGGACTGACAGCAAAATTAAATGTCATTTATTTACATGTGTGGCCGCCATGGCTTACCTGCGTCGAATTGAATTAAAACTAAAGAGCGCCGGAATTGAACGGACAGCAGAGAACGTCATGGATGATATGAAGCATCTACATTCTATTCTGACTTTGCCGAAAGGGGCAAGAAAACCGACCAGGCGCCTTGAGACGCCGAGTAAGACCCAGGCCGAAGTCCTATCGGCCTTTGGCCATCATATTAATGAAGGTGGGGTCTTACAACCTGTTACCTGA